The Nitrospira sp. CR1.1 sequence CGCGGCGGACCTGGCGCGGCTCATGCTTGAGGCGCGCGTGACCACCGCTCCGCTCGCACGGGGCGGCCGCAAGGCTCATCAACTCGATAGTGAACCGACGGGATAATGAAGAGACATTCGCAAGGAGGCGGACGCATGTCGGGTCAGGATCATGCCGCGGCACATCTGGATAACCTGTCCCGGGCGTTGTTGCGCCTGCACAAGGCGTTGCTGGACGGCGAACGAGTGTCCTATGAACGGGTGCATGGGCGCATCCCGACCAATGGCGCATTTTTTCAATTAGTTCTCGGGGATGCCTGGTTTGCGTGGTTGCGTCCCCTGTCCCAACTGATGGCGCGGTTGGATGAGTTGTCCGAAGAAAACGAAGCGTCGGATCGCAACGAGATCACCGCGGTGATCGGCTCGGTCCGGACCCTGTTGATGCCTTCTGAAGACGGCAATGGCTTCGGTCGGCACTATTACGAGGCCTTGCAACGAGAGCCTGATGTGGTGCTGGCCCACGCGGCGGTCCGGGGGCTACTTCAATAACGGCTACGCCGAGGAAGGAGTCACGACCATGAACGCGCAATATTTGGGGCACGTCGTGTTTTATGTGAAGGAGCTGCAGCGTTCGTTGGCGTTCTACCGGGACCTATTGGGTTTCCACGAAGTCGGGCGGATCTTCAACGGCGCCGCTGCCGCGCTGACCTCCGGCCGCACGCATCACGAGTTGTTGCTGATCCAGGTCGGTGATGCGCCTGGACCGCCGCCGGGCCGCAGGCGAGGGCTGTATCACATCGGCATCAAAGTCGGTGACAGCCTGGACGAACTTCGGACAGCCAAGCGCGAGTTGGAGCAGGCCGGGATCGCGATCGACGGCATGAGCGACCATACCGTCAGCCAGAGCCTCTACCTTCGCGATCCGGACGGCATTGAGGTGGAGCTTTACGTCGATGCGGACGAGGCGATCTGGAAGAACAATCCGGACGCGGTCGTTTCGCCGATCAAACCGTTATCATTGTAAACAGGGAGGGAGAGTATTCATGGAAGAACCAGTCATTGCAGCGAAGCAGCCGGCCGTCCTGGAGTTGGAAGCGGGCACCCACTATTGGTGTCGGTGCGGGCGCTCGAAGAAGCAGCCGTTTTGTGACGGGTCTCACAAGGGAACGGGGTTCACGCCCATGGCATTCACCACGACCGAAAAGAAAACCGTGGCGTTGTGCCAGTGTAAGCACACGAAGAATCCGCCGTTCTGCGACGGCACGCATAAGTCGCTCTAACTCCTGGGCGAAGCGCAAGTGGTTGGCTGACCCGTCAGGGCGGAACGAGAGACGACATGAGTGAGGCGTCGAAGGCCTGTACCGTGAAACTGACCGGGCGCCAGCTGGTTGCAGAGGGCACGATGGCGTTTCACTTCGACAAGCCGGCGGGGTTTGTGTTCACGCCCGGTCAGTTTGTGGACTTAACGCTGCCCGAGCCCTTCGAGACTGATGCAGCCGGCAACACCAGAGCCTTTTCCATTGCGAGTGCGCCACAGGAGTCAACCTTGATGGTGGCCACCCGGCTGCGTGACACGGCGTTCAAGCGCGAACTGCAACGTATGCCGATCGGCTCAACTGTCCGCATGGAAGGGCCGTTTGGGAAATTGGTGCTGCATGCCGACCAGACCCGCCCGGCTGTTTTTCTGGCGGGCGGGATCGGCATCACACCCGTTCGCAGCATGGTGGTGCAGGCGGCGATGCAGCAGTCGCCGCAACGCATGGTGCTGTTCTCTTCGAATCGAAGGCCTGAGGATGCGCCTTTCCTGGAAGAACTGCAGGCCTTACAAAACAAGAATCCACACTATCGTTTCGTGGGCATCATGACGGAGCCAGCGAAATCATCCCGTCCCTGGGCAGAGGAAACGGGGCACCTCGACGCAGCCCTGCTCTCGAAGTATCTTCTGAACATTGAGAAGCCGATCTATTATGTGGTCGGTCCTCCGGGCATGGTCGTGGCGTTACGGACCATGCTCAAGGATGCCCGCATCAACGACAGCGATATTCGAACTGAACAGTTCGCCGGCTACTAATTCGATACACGCGCGAGTCGAAGGGGATGACGGTGGGGATGCTCAACTATCCCGGTGATTTCGCAGAGAGATCGCGTTAGGCTGGCCATGCGGTCATTGTGTACCGATTTAACAGCCGGCATACTCACGGCCATGACTATCCACTCACAATTGGGGGCGACTCAAGGAGACAGTGACCGCTATCGTGCGTTGTTGCGCGTGGCGGAGGCGATCGCTAGTCACTCCGACTTGTCCGCTCTGGTGCAGGATCTTGCGCGCTTGTTG is a genomic window containing:
- a CDS encoding VOC family protein — its product is MNAQYLGHVVFYVKELQRSLAFYRDLLGFHEVGRIFNGAAAALTSGRTHHELLLIQVGDAPGPPPGRRRGLYHIGIKVGDSLDELRTAKRELEQAGIAIDGMSDHTVSQSLYLRDPDGIEVELYVDADEAIWKNNPDAVVSPIKPLSL
- a CDS encoding CDGSH iron-sulfur domain-containing protein, translating into MEEPVIAAKQPAVLELEAGTHYWCRCGRSKKQPFCDGSHKGTGFTPMAFTTTEKKTVALCQCKHTKNPPFCDGTHKSL
- a CDS encoding oxidoreductase; translation: MSEASKACTVKLTGRQLVAEGTMAFHFDKPAGFVFTPGQFVDLTLPEPFETDAAGNTRAFSIASAPQESTLMVATRLRDTAFKRELQRMPIGSTVRMEGPFGKLVLHADQTRPAVFLAGGIGITPVRSMVVQAAMQQSPQRMVLFSSNRRPEDAPFLEELQALQNKNPHYRFVGIMTEPAKSSRPWAEETGHLDAALLSKYLLNIEKPIYYVVGPPGMVVALRTMLKDARINDSDIRTEQFAGY